The genomic region TGGTAACTATTGGATGGAACCATTTTCATCCCAAGTTTGTGACCCGGCGGGTCATGTATGTTTAGATCAATATTCCTACATAATGCCAAGTTGCAATATTCATGCCATTTTTGCTCGATACTTCTTCCTTGTCGATAAGCTGTCCGTCTAATGTTACTACAACTTTTCAATTATTCCATATAAGACATTATTTGTTTTGTTGGCTGATTAGTTTTCTAATCAGCGATTATAAAATTTATCGTTATTAAGTGGGATAGAGCAGCGTTTTGCCTATCATGCCTATTATTTTTATTTGGCATTATTCTTGCAAAGATAACAGAATGAAAACTAGAAAGTTAAAACTTGGAGGGGATAGATTGAAATCAGAAAAACAATTACAAAACATTGCTGAACAAACCGTCTTACCCATCATTGCTGCACCAATGTTTCTCGTTTCAGGTCCTGAGCTCATAATCGCTTGCTGTAAAAATGGTGTGATAAGTTCTTTCCCCGCGCCAAACGCACGGACAATTGAACAATTGGAACAATGGATGAAAACGATAACGGAAGAACTTGAATTGACAAAATCCCAACAACCTGAGCTACCAGTCGCTCCTTGGGCAGCCAATATTATTGCTCATCGTTCTTATGATCGACTTGAACAAGAACTTGAACTGCTTGTTCGCTACAAACCGCCTATTGTCATCACCGCACTTGGAAGTCCAGCAAAAGTAGTTGATGCTGTACATGACTACGGTGGCCTCGTTTTTGCAGACGTCAATTCAATAAAATTCGCAAAAAAAGCGGCCGAAACAGGAGTTGATGGTCTCATACTCGTTAGTGCAGGAGCTGGAGGACATACTGGAACAATCACTGGTTTCGCTTTTGTTGAAGCTGTACGCCAATTTTGGGATGGCATTATCGTTCTTGCAGGTGGCATTTCAAGTGGGAAAAGTATTCTCTCTGCTCAGACACTTGGAGCTAATCTCGTCTATATGGGTACATCATTCATTGCTTCAGAAGAAAGCATGGCTAATATAGAGTATAAAAAAATGCTCACTGAGGCTAAATTTGATGATATTATCTCAACAAATGCATTCACAGGCGTCTATGCCAACATGTTAAAGCCAAGTATTGAAAGAGCTGGATTAGATGTAGATAAATTAGTCCCTAAAGATAAAATCGATTTCAGTAACCCGCAAGGTGATACAAAAGCGTGGAAAGACATTTGGTCGGCGGGACATGGAGTTGGAACAATTAAGGAGGTTCAGCCTGTAAAGAAAATTATCGAAAAATTACGCCAAGAATATGCAGAAGCCTATGAAGAAATTAAAAATAATAATCAATGGATCCCGCAAAAAGAAAAGGAGAGATTCATATGAGCACTCCCAAAACAGAGACAAATCCTTATTTGTCAGATATATTATACTCCCCTAACGACCAAGAGATTACGGTAGATGAACTAACAGTCCTTGAAGGAGAAGTACCTTCTGATTTTAATGGAGCTTATGTACGGAACGGCCCCAATCCCAAATATGATCCCATTGGGAGACATCATTGGTTTGATGGAGATGGAATGTTACACGCGGTTTATATTAAAGACGGGAAAGTCGGATATCGAAATCGGTATATTCAAACAAAAGGGCTTCAACATGAAAAAGAGGCAGGAAAATCATTGTGGGTTGGCCTAATGGAAAATCCTTCACAGAACCCTAAATTTGAGCCCTTAAAGAATACATCAAACACTGATGTCGTTTTTCATAATAATAATTTAATCAGTTTATGGTACATTTCTGGCGAACCGTACCGTGTCGATGCAAAAACGTTAGAAACAATAGGTGTTGAAGATTTTGGAGGAAAATTAAAAAATAATGTTTCCGCCCACTCTAAAGTTGATGAAAACACAGGCGAATTTATCTTTTTCGATTATGGAAACACCTACCCTTATATGATGTATGGTGTAGTTTCCGCAGACGGTAAGTCGCTGCACAGCGTACCGATCGAACTGCCAGGTCCAAGATTACCTCATGACATGTGGATTTCGGAAAATTACTCCATTTTAATGGATTTACCTTTATTTAATGACCCTGAAGCATTGAAAAATGGTCGTTACAAACTTGGATATTTTGATGAACTGCCTAGTCGTTTTGGGGTTATTCCTCGTTATGGCAATTCAAATGATATTCGTTGGTTCGAAGCAAAACCATGCTATATTTACCATTCAATCAATGCGTGGGAAGAAGGAGACGAACTCGTATTAATTGGCTGCCGTGTAGAAAACCCTTTACCTCCTGTAAAAAAAGGCGCTAGTGAAATAGAGAGAATGTTGCAGTTAATGCGCAATGAATTTACTTTATATTATTGGCGTTTCAACCTTAAAACGGGTGCCGTTAAAGAAGGTGTCCTAGATGACTTGAATACAGAGTTTCCAATCATTAACTTAGATTATTTAGGTCGAAAAGGACGCTATTGCTATAACGTCCATCTCGATATTTCATATACGTTGAACTTTGATGGCCTTGTTAAATATGACACTTGGACAGGTCAATCGCAAAAGTATATGTTTGGTCCCCATCAATATGGTAATGAGGCGGCTTTTGCCCCAAGGATTAATGCAAAATCAGAAGATGATGGTTATGTCATTACCTATATATATGATAAAGAAAAAGACCTTTCAGAATTAATTATTATCGATGCACAAAACTTTGAACTCGGTCCAATCGCACGGGTTGCCATTCCACAACGAGTTCCGATGGGTTTTCATGCAACTTGGGTGAATGGTAAAAACCTTTATAAGAAATAAACACGAACTTAAATAGATTGAGATTCCTATTAAAAACGATGTCGTTCTAATTAATTTTAAGCTACGCATCAAAAGGCGGCATCGTTTAAATTAAAAATTTTAGCCAAAATTTAAGAAAGGATGAATGCGAATGATTCTTTCAAGTGAAACAAAAATTAATGAATATACAAAAAAAGGCTGGTGGACAACCGAAACCATTTACGACATTTTTTACAAGAATGTTAATAATCGCCCTCATGTCGAAGCGATTATTGATCCGCTGAATCGAGAGAAAATTTGCAATAGTGCTCCCAAACGATTAACTTTCATGCAGATCTATGAAGAAGTTGAGAAATTAGCCGCCTATTTATATAAAAATGGACTAAAAAAAGATGATATCATCGTTGTTCAGCTTCCAAACATTGTCGAAATTGTTATCGCTTACCTAGCTATTTTAAGAATTGGCGCCATTGCAAGTCCATTCCCTGTTCAATATCGGGGACATGAATATGAAGAACTCATCAATTTTGTCGAAGCTAAGGCTGTTTTAACCATGACTCAAATAGGTGAGCGTCCCAATGCGCAATGCTTTGCTGATTTGCGTCATAAATTGCCAACAGTGAAAAAAATATTTGCTTGGGGAGAGAAAAATTTATCTAATCAAACAATTTCGCTAGAAGATATTACTCTGACTAGCCAGGAAAAAGAGCAATATACCAATTATATTTCGTCATTAGCAGAAACAGCTAACGACATCTTTACAATATGCTGGACTTCGGGAACAGAGGGAAAACCAAAAGGTGTACCAAGAAGTCATAATGAATGGTTCATTTCGTCTTACACTTCGGTTGACATAGGAGAATTCACTGAAAAAGATATACTATTAAATACATTTCCAATGGTGAATATGGCAGGTATTGCAGGAATGTTTGTACCTTGGCTGCTCTCAGGCAGTAAACTCATTATGCACCATCCATTTGACTTATCCGTATTTTTAGAGCAAATCATGAAAGAAAAAGCAACTTATACACTTGCTCCTCCCGCCTTATTAAATATGATGTTAAATAATGATGATATTTTAAGCAAAGCTGATATTTCATCGTTAAAAGCAATTGGCTCAGGATCCGCTCCTTTATCTCCTTGGATGGTGAAAGGTTGGAAAGAAAAATATAATATTGATATTATTAATTACTTTGGTTCAAATGAAGGGATTACATTAATGAGCGGCCCTAAAGACTTTCCAGATCCTGAAAAGAGAGCAAAATTCTTTCCACGCTTTGGTGTCAAAGGATTGCAATGGTCAACAAGAATTGCGAATCGAATTGAAACGAAACTTGTCGATATCGGCACCAAAGAAGAAATCACAGAACCTAACCGTCCTGGCGAACTACGTATAAAAGGAGCAGGGACGCTGACAGGCTATTGGAAAAGACCAGACTTAAATAAAAAAATTTTTGATTCTAATGGTTTTTTCTGCACAGGTGATATGTTCGAAATTATTGGAGATGAAGAGATACCTAAATATTATCGTTATGTAGGTCGTACAAAAGATGTGATTATTCGAGGCGGTGTAAACATTTCACCTGAAGAAATCGAAAGCTTGCTTCATAGTCATCCAAAAGTCTCCGAAGTAGCTGTCGTTGGTTATCCTGATAAAATAATGGGAGAAAAGGCTTGCGCCTGTATCGTATTAAAAAATGGAGCCCACGAAATTACATTAGATGAAGTGAAAGATTATTTTAAAAAAAATAATGTAGCCAATTTCAAAATTCCGGAGCGCCTAATGGTTCTTGATTCATTGCCGAGAAACCCTGTTGGTAAAATTTTGAAACGGCAATTGCGCGAACTTATGACAGAAAACAGCAAAAATTTAATTTCTTAATGAAAATTATTAAAAGCACGATAATAACAATAAGTTGAAGGTTCTAAATCAAGCATTTTTAAAAAATGAAGGAATGATTTTCCATGGATGCTTATATTTACGATGCTGTTCGCACACCACGAGGAGCAGCTAGAAAAACGGGTGCATTAGTCTCTATCACACCTATTAATCTCCTCTCGCAACTCTTTTCCTCTCTTCATAAACGACAGCAATGGGATCAGGAATTAGTTGAAGATATTGTGCTAGGATGCGTGACTCAAGTAAACGATCAAGGAGCAAATATTGCGAAAATCGCTGCAATTGCTGCTAATTTACCAGAATCCATCGCAGGGATCACGGTAAACCGCTTTTGTTCTTCCGCTCTTGATGCTGTGGGAATTGCTGCACAAAAAACGAATGCCGGATCGGAACATATCGTTCTTGCAGGTGGGATTGAATCTATTTCACGTGTGCCGATGTTTGCTGATAACGGTGCATGGTACAGAGACCCTGAGGTTAGTAAGAAAACGAACTTTATCCAAATGGGCGTTTCCGCTGATATTATCGCAACACTTGAAAAATTCGAAAGGCAACAGCTTGATGAGTATGCTATACAATCCCATGAACGGGCTGCTTTTGCTAGAAGAAATCAATATTTTTCTAACTCTATCGTGCCCATATATGATACAGAAAATAATATAGTTTTAGAGAACGATGAACTCATTCGTGAGAATAGTACGGTGGGTTCATTGGCACAACTTGTACCTGTCTTTGGGAAGGTAGGAGCAGGTTTAGCAGAAGAAGCAATTTATAGAGACTTTCCACAATTAGATGGAAAAATCAATCACCTTCATCATCCCGGGAATTCCCCTTCCCTTGCTGACGGTGCTTCACTTCTGCTTATCGGAAACAAGCAAGCGGAGGAGAAACTTGGAATACGCCCTCGTGCCCGAATTGTAGCTGTAACCTCTGCATCTACAAATCCACTTTTATTAACAGGCGGACAAACAGCAACCGAAAAAATACTGGCTAAAACCGATTTTTCTGTCGATGATATTGATCTATTTGAATATAATGAATCATTTGCTGCAACTGTTTTAAAATATATGCGTGATCTTGGTATTAATGAAAATAAACTAAACGTGAATGGAGGGGTAATCGCAACAGGACATGCTATGGGTGCAACCGGCGGCATGCTAATCATAACATTACTAGATGAGCTAGAACGAAAAAATTTACAGAGAGGTCTTGTTGCTATAAGCGGTGGAGGTGGTGTTGGAACAGCAATGATCATTGAAAGGGTATAACTCACACGAAATTAAAAAGCTCAATGAAACGTGAAAATACTTGTAAATTAGTTGCTTTTTTTCAAAAAAATCCCTCCTGTGAGTCAGTTTAGGCATTTTCTTAACTGACTACACATGAGGGATTATAATTGTTCATTGTATTTAACTTTCGATATTTTTAAACACCTACTATAAAGCTTACAGTCGTCGTTGTACTCCCACCTACATTTAATGTAGCTACATTTTTTGCTCCTTCAATTTGATAATCTCCTGCTGTTCCGGTAACTTGCTTATAGGCATCAAGCACCATTCGAACTCCAGTCGCACCTACAGGGTGTCCTAAGCCGATTAATCCACCACTTGGATTTATTGGTATCCGCCCATTGAATGAAATATCACCCGACTCAATTGCTTTCCAATTCTCGCCCGGAGCTGTAATACCAAAATGATCAATTGCCATATATTCCGTAATAGAGAAGCAATCATGTGTTTCGATGGCATCTACGTTCTCTACACCAGACATACTTGCACGTACAAACATTTCTTCAATAGTTTTACGTACGTGAGGAAAGATATACTCCTTATGTTCACTTAGCTTTATCTTGTCATCAAGCAACATTGGCGCAGTCTTATGCCCCCACCCTTTTACATAAGGAATATTCTCAAATTGCAATCCTCGTTCTGAAGCATATTTCTTAGCATATTCTTCCGAAGCTAGAAAAATCGCTACGCCTCCATCTGTCACTTGTCCACAATCTTGTCGGCGAACTCTCCCTTCAATGACATGATTATGTTCATCATCTTCTAAAAAACTTCGCTCATTAAATTGCCAATTTCTCGTTTGCGCATTTGGATTTCGTTTCGCATTATTAAAATTTGTTTTTGCAATTTGTGCCAAATGTTCATATTTAATACCGTAACGTTCATCGTAGACATCAATTAAACGATCAAACAAATACGGCCACGGATACGTAGCATCTATTGCTTCACGTCCTGTCCAGCAAGCGACGCCTAGGTAATCTGCTGCTTGGTCTCCTGGAACATTACGTAATTGTTCGACACCTGCTACGCATGCCAAATCGTAACGCCCAGATTCGATGTCTGTCATTGCCGAAAGAATGGCTATACTTCCAGATGCACACGCAGCTTCATGACGACTCGCTGGCACTCCACTAAATGCTGGATGAATCGACGCAAACAGGCCACCAAGCTGTCCTTGCCTACTACCTAGCTCTCCAATAAAATTACCAATATGTGCTACTTCAATATCATTCGGATCAATTTTTGTGGCTTCCAGTGCTCCAACGACGGAATCCTTTAAAATGTCAAAGATTTCTTTCCCCTCTCGTGCCCAATTAAGGGAAAAATCTGTTTGATAGCCTCCAAGTACATAAACTTTTTTAGCTGCCAATCCTCATGCACTCCCTTCGTTCATAATATTATAAATTCGAATATTTCTATTTTAAAACTTTCTCTCCTAGCATATCTCTCACCATTCTTCGAAGTACTAGCTCTTACACGATAGACCTAATTCCACCTTTCTTTTAATTGTTGTTATTTTAACAAGCAAGTTATATGCCATATTCTATAACCTGCTAACGTTGTCACTTAACGATATTTTTTTAAAAAAAGTGAGTTAAAAAGTAATCATTGATTGTAATTTAAATCAAAAAACAGGCTGTTATTTTAAAACTATCAGCCTGCCCTATTTGCTAAAATTTTTTACTTAAATTTAACCGTATTAATAATGACATTTTTATTTTGAAACGAACTGATTGCCCGTAACCCAAAACCGCCACGGATACTCTTTTGCTTCCCCAGTGTTATGGATTCCAATTCTTTTTCCTTCAGAAATGGTTTCAGGCTCGTACCCTTCGGCGATATAAAGCGGCTGTTTAAAAAGAGGGTGTCCATAATCCTCCATACAAATTCCCATGGCTTTCGTTAATTTTCCGGGACCGCTTGTTAAGTTTTTCAACTTGTCAATTTTACGGCGCTCAAACATTAAATCTATACCCGAATACGGTTCTACCGCCCGAATTAAAATCGCTTCAGGCTTATCCAATTCCCCACTTACAACGTTTAAAAGACAATGCGTATGCATCGTATATGTGTACGCATAGCCCGCTTCCCCGAACATAACTTCCGTTCGCTTCGTCCGTCTGTTTCCAAAACTGTGTGCAGCCCGATCTTCCGGACCGATGTATGCTTCCGTTTCCACGATGAAGCCAGACGTCGTTCCTTCTTCTGTCTCTTTTATAAGCAGGCAGCCAAGCAAAGACTTTGCCATAATAAGCGTTGGCTGTTGAAAAAATTTTCTTGTCAATGGTTTAGGTAAAAAGTTTTGATTCAAAGCAGATCCTCCATTATCTCTAATTCATTTCATTTTCAATACATATTATAATAATGATATAATATCATCAGAATAATAATATTCGAAAGGTGCTGTAATGTATGGATATAAAGCCATCAACAAAAATTCGGCAAGATTATAATGGTTTTTCCAAGTATTGTCACGAAATAGATGAGCCAGTCATACTTACTCGGAATGGTGAAGCGGACTTAGTTGTCATGAGCCACGAAACGTTTCGGCGTAGAGAAGCACGTATAAAATTACAATCCAAACTGCTTGTTGCTGAAAAACAAATAGACGAAGGCTCGCAGTTGATTGAACATGAACAAGTTATCGCAAATATACGGAGAAAAATAAATGCCACAAAAGAAGATTAAGTATGCACCTGTTGCAGCTGATGACATGGATGAGATTTTCTCATATATTTCTCAAGAGAATCATTTAGCTGCGGAAGCTTTGTTGAATAAATTAAATGATCGAATCATTGCATTAGCAGATTTCCCGGAAATGGGAACAGTATTGTCTGATGAAGATTATGAACTTGTAAAACAAGGATACAGATTTATTGTTGTGCATCCATATTTGATTTTTTATAGGTATAATCATAATACAGTTTTTATTCATCGCATACTGCATGGAAGAAGAGATTATCTACGCGAACTATTTAAAATGGAATAATCGATTTTTACTATTATATAAAAAACCGCCTGAAATGATCCAGCTCATCCCGGCGGTACTACCTAACGTTTATTTAGTGGTCTTATTTTGTCTCCTTTTATCCCGTTCACGATTCGTTCCCTCAATATTTACACTCATTGTTTCAGTATCAATGACAACTCCGTAATCACGCAGCGCTCCTTCGACATCAACGAATTCATTTAACACATCATCCAGCACAGCAGAGGGGTCGCGCTCAAGCGGGTCGCCCCAGCCGCCTCCTCCTGCGCGGTGAAACTGGATAATGCCGCCGGGCTTCATGTTTATGCCGAATGCTGTTTCTTCGATTTCCTCCGCGTTCTCTTCTGTTCCGTAGTCAACAATAACCTTGTTGCTTGGTGCGTCTTTTCCGCCGCAAAATCCTCGGGTTGTGTTGCGGACACCCGCCATCATTACACTTGTCCAGCTTTCTGTCAAATGCTGAATTTGGACATCAAGGCCTGGTGTTCCCCTCCAACGGCCGGGACCTGTGAAATTGCTTGTGTATTCATGCTTTAACACTCGGCTTGGGTATTGCATTTCATTCATCTCAATTGATGGAAGAATAACGCCGGTCATGACGGGAGGGTATAGCCCCCATCCATCCGTTTCATAGGCTGCTCCCGCTCCGCCGGTATAGCCGAAAAAGTTCAAATTCACCCAAGGGTTCCCGTCGTCATAGTAGCCGTTGCTGTATGCGAGTGGAAGCTTGTGGGCATTCACACCGACACGTTTCGGCGCTGCTTCTGCAATAGCAAGCAGCACGGCTTCAGCAATCTCCGCGCCTACACACGCTGTCGCATGGCCACATGGCGCAGGCAACTTCGGGTTGACAACTGTACCAAGCGGTGCGGTTACGGTAACTGGATTCATGTATCCCTCATTAATTGGGATATCCTCATCGCAGCATGTCGAAATCGCGACAAAGGCAAACGAGGTCGTATTGGATAATGGGCTGTTAATAAATCCTTCCGCCTGTGCTGACGATCCTGAAAAATCAATCTGCAAGTCACTTCCTGAGACCGTCACGGTTGCCTTCACTTTAATATCACGATTTCCTTGAAAATCGTGGTCAGCGTACGTTTCTGCCGTATACGTTCCGTCAGGCCAGCTGGCAATTTCCTCACGTACGCGCCGTTCTGTATAACGGATTCGGCTATCGAGCGCTTTAATGACTTCTTCAGGTGAATACGTGTCAAGCAGCGACTGAATCCTGTTTGCAGCCAACTTGCAAGCCCCAATCATCGCATCGAGATCTCCTTCAAGCCAATGAGCTAAACGGTTGTTCGCCACGATTAAGTCAAACACGTCTTTTCTTTTTTCACCACGCTCATAGATTTTGAGGGGGGGAATGCGAAGTCCATCTTGCCATATGTCTTTTGAACGAGGGTTATATCCCCCCGCAACGGGACCTCCATTGTCTCCCATATGGCTTCTTACGGCAGGAAGCAAAATCGGTTTTCGGTTGTAAAAAACAGGCATAACAATTGTCCAATCGAGACTGTGCGAGCCACCGTGGTAAGGATCATTCACTAACAAAATATCCCCTGGATGCAAATCATAACGAAAAGCTTCCATTAAATGATCGACAGCCCCGACAACCGCATACAAATGAAGCGTACAGCCCGGCGCTTGTGCAACGAGACGTGATTTTTTCCCTGCCAAATCAAAAACACCTGTCGTAAAATCGTGCGCTTCATTGAAAAGAGGGGAACGAGCTGTGCGTGTGACAGTCGCACTCATTTCACGGGCGATTGCATCGAGCGATCCCCCTACAACTTGCGATAGAATAAGGTCTTCATTTATCATGACTCGTCACTTCCCTTTCCTGGATAACGAAACGTGATTTGATCACCATATTTCAAAAGTTCTCCTAACGCACTTTCATGAAAAGATGCCGTTCGGCTTCCGGTAATTTCAATAGAACCATATTCTTCATTTTTGGCCACCGGCTGGATAAGATTTGCATAAATATCAGCTCGATGATTGACAAGCTGGACTGTCATCCCTTGTCCATTGTCAAGTTCCCTTGATACCATTTGAAAGCCATCATGCATTTCCAGTTCTTCAGCAGAGACGAGCAGTTTTTCCCCGTATAATGGAGACGGCCCCCACCCTGAAGAAGAGATGGGAAATCCCGGCACGAGAAATAGCGGTTCAATCTCCCTTTCTTTCCCAATTGGCGGATACAAAACCGCTTCCGGACCCATTCCGTGAATGGAAGGGATTATTTCTTTCTTCAGCCCGCCGCTTCGAAGCGATGAAACGACAGCTTCCGAAATAAAATGCCCGGTTATTTTACCGCTAAATGCAGTTGCCGCAGGAAAATGCGGTGAAACAATTGTTCCTTCCTCTATGTTGAAATGAAACGGGAGCAATGTTCCTTCGTTCAAATCTATGCCATTTTCAAATGATGTTAAAAATGGCCAAACTGCATAAGCTTTTGTTGACGCAATTGGCGAGTTTAATGGCGTTTCTACTTGATTTCCTGTTCCCGAAAAATCAATGGTGAGGCTGTCATTTTCTTTCATCAGTTTAACGTGAATGGGGACTTCCCCTGCTTTTTCATCTTTTAAACATGCTTTCGATTGAAAAGTTACTTCGGGCAAATCAGAGATCAGCCGGCGAACTTGCGTTTCACTGTATTGAAAGATGTGCTTTAAAAATGCTTCGGTTTCTTCCGGACGATAGCTTCCGAGCACATCGGCAATTTGCTCTTCGGCAAGGCGCAAACAAGCAACCATTGCTTTTAAATCTGATTCCAACAAAGACGGTGCCCGGCTGTTCGCCAGCAAAAACCGCCAAACGTCTCTTTGTAGAACACCACGATGATAAAGCTTAATCGGCGTCACCCTTATCCCTTCCTGCCATACTTCAAATGCTTCAGGATGGTAGCCGCCCGGATATTCCCCTGCAAAATCCATCATTTGTGCCCTTACAACAGGAAAAAGAACCAATTCCCCTTCTTGAAAAAGCGGCGCAGCCATCGTCACAGTTTGGCCTTGCGTTC from Pueribacillus theae harbors:
- a CDS encoding NAD(P)H-dependent flavin oxidoreductase, whose amino-acid sequence is MKSEKQLQNIAEQTVLPIIAAPMFLVSGPELIIACCKNGVISSFPAPNARTIEQLEQWMKTITEELELTKSQQPELPVAPWAANIIAHRSYDRLEQELELLVRYKPPIVITALGSPAKVVDAVHDYGGLVFADVNSIKFAKKAAETGVDGLILVSAGAGGHTGTITGFAFVEAVRQFWDGIIVLAGGISSGKSILSAQTLGANLVYMGTSFIASEESMANIEYKKMLTEAKFDDIISTNAFTGVYANMLKPSIERAGLDVDKLVPKDKIDFSNPQGDTKAWKDIWSAGHGVGTIKEVQPVKKIIEKLRQEYAEAYEEIKNNNQWIPQKEKERFI
- a CDS encoding carotenoid oxygenase family protein, encoding MSTPKTETNPYLSDILYSPNDQEITVDELTVLEGEVPSDFNGAYVRNGPNPKYDPIGRHHWFDGDGMLHAVYIKDGKVGYRNRYIQTKGLQHEKEAGKSLWVGLMENPSQNPKFEPLKNTSNTDVVFHNNNLISLWYISGEPYRVDAKTLETIGVEDFGGKLKNNVSAHSKVDENTGEFIFFDYGNTYPYMMYGVVSADGKSLHSVPIELPGPRLPHDMWISENYSILMDLPLFNDPEALKNGRYKLGYFDELPSRFGVIPRYGNSNDIRWFEAKPCYIYHSINAWEEGDELVLIGCRVENPLPPVKKGASEIERMLQLMRNEFTLYYWRFNLKTGAVKEGVLDDLNTEFPIINLDYLGRKGRYCYNVHLDISYTLNFDGLVKYDTWTGQSQKYMFGPHQYGNEAAFAPRINAKSEDDGYVITYIYDKEKDLSELIIIDAQNFELGPIARVAIPQRVPMGFHATWVNGKNLYKK
- a CDS encoding class I adenylate-forming enzyme family protein, with translation MILSSETKINEYTKKGWWTTETIYDIFYKNVNNRPHVEAIIDPLNREKICNSAPKRLTFMQIYEEVEKLAAYLYKNGLKKDDIIVVQLPNIVEIVIAYLAILRIGAIASPFPVQYRGHEYEELINFVEAKAVLTMTQIGERPNAQCFADLRHKLPTVKKIFAWGEKNLSNQTISLEDITLTSQEKEQYTNYISSLAETANDIFTICWTSGTEGKPKGVPRSHNEWFISSYTSVDIGEFTEKDILLNTFPMVNMAGIAGMFVPWLLSGSKLIMHHPFDLSVFLEQIMKEKATYTLAPPALLNMMLNNDDILSKADISSLKAIGSGSAPLSPWMVKGWKEKYNIDIINYFGSNEGITLMSGPKDFPDPEKRAKFFPRFGVKGLQWSTRIANRIETKLVDIGTKEEITEPNRPGELRIKGAGTLTGYWKRPDLNKKIFDSNGFFCTGDMFEIIGDEEIPKYYRYVGRTKDVIIRGGVNISPEEIESLLHSHPKVSEVAVVGYPDKIMGEKACACIVLKNGAHEITLDEVKDYFKKNNVANFKIPERLMVLDSLPRNPVGKILKRQLRELMTENSKNLIS
- a CDS encoding acetyl-CoA C-acyltransferase, which translates into the protein MDAYIYDAVRTPRGAARKTGALVSITPINLLSQLFSSLHKRQQWDQELVEDIVLGCVTQVNDQGANIAKIAAIAANLPESIAGITVNRFCSSALDAVGIAAQKTNAGSEHIVLAGGIESISRVPMFADNGAWYRDPEVSKKTNFIQMGVSADIIATLEKFERQQLDEYAIQSHERAAFARRNQYFSNSIVPIYDTENNIVLENDELIRENSTVGSLAQLVPVFGKVGAGLAEEAIYRDFPQLDGKINHLHHPGNSPSLADGASLLLIGNKQAEEKLGIRPRARIVAVTSASTNPLLLTGGQTATEKILAKTDFSVDDIDLFEYNESFAATVLKYMRDLGINENKLNVNGGVIATGHAMGATGGMLIITLLDELERKNLQRGLVAISGGGGVGTAMIIERV
- a CDS encoding acetyl-CoA acetyltransferase, which encodes MAAKKVYVLGGYQTDFSLNWAREGKEIFDILKDSVVGALEATKIDPNDIEVAHIGNFIGELGSRQGQLGGLFASIHPAFSGVPASRHEAACASGSIAILSAMTDIESGRYDLACVAGVEQLRNVPGDQAADYLGVACWTGREAIDATYPWPYLFDRLIDVYDERYGIKYEHLAQIAKTNFNNAKRNPNAQTRNWQFNERSFLEDDEHNHVIEGRVRRQDCGQVTDGGVAIFLASEEYAKKYASERGLQFENIPYVKGWGHKTAPMLLDDKIKLSEHKEYIFPHVRKTIEEMFVRASMSGVENVDAIETHDCFSITEYMAIDHFGITAPGENWKAIESGDISFNGRIPINPSGGLIGLGHPVGATGVRMVLDAYKQVTGTAGDYQIEGAKNVATLNVGGSTTTTVSFIVGV
- a CDS encoding DNA-3-methyladenine glycosylase, producing the protein MNQNFLPKPLTRKFFQQPTLIMAKSLLGCLLIKETEEGTTSGFIVETEAYIGPEDRAAHSFGNRRTKRTEVMFGEAGYAYTYTMHTHCLLNVVSGELDKPEAILIRAVEPYSGIDLMFERRKIDKLKNLTSGPGKLTKAMGICMEDYGHPLFKQPLYIAEGYEPETISEGKRIGIHNTGEAKEYPWRFWVTGNQFVSK
- a CDS encoding type II toxin-antitoxin system Phd/YefM family antitoxin, with the protein product MDIKPSTKIRQDYNGFSKYCHEIDEPVILTRNGEADLVVMSHETFRRREARIKLQSKLLVAEKQIDEGSQLIEHEQVIANIRRKINATKED
- a CDS encoding type II toxin-antitoxin system RelE/ParE family toxin yields the protein MPQKKIKYAPVAADDMDEIFSYISQENHLAAEALLNKLNDRIIALADFPEMGTVLSDEDYELVKQGYRFIVVHPYLIFYRYNHNTVFIHRILHGRRDYLRELFKME
- a CDS encoding hydantoinase B/oxoprolinase family protein, coding for MINEDLILSQVVGGSLDAIAREMSATVTRTARSPLFNEAHDFTTGVFDLAGKKSRLVAQAPGCTLHLYAVVGAVDHLMEAFRYDLHPGDILLVNDPYHGGSHSLDWTIVMPVFYNRKPILLPAVRSHMGDNGGPVAGGYNPRSKDIWQDGLRIPPLKIYERGEKRKDVFDLIVANNRLAHWLEGDLDAMIGACKLAANRIQSLLDTYSPEEVIKALDSRIRYTERRVREEIASWPDGTYTAETYADHDFQGNRDIKVKATVTVSGSDLQIDFSGSSAQAEGFINSPLSNTTSFAFVAISTCCDEDIPINEGYMNPVTVTAPLGTVVNPKLPAPCGHATACVGAEIAEAVLLAIAEAAPKRVGVNAHKLPLAYSNGYYDDGNPWVNLNFFGYTGGAGAAYETDGWGLYPPVMTGVILPSIEMNEMQYPSRVLKHEYTSNFTGPGRWRGTPGLDVQIQHLTESWTSVMMAGVRNTTRGFCGGKDAPSNKVIVDYGTEENAEEIEETAFGINMKPGGIIQFHRAGGGGWGDPLERDPSAVLDDVLNEFVDVEGALRDYGVVIDTETMSVNIEGTNRERDKRRQNKTTK